The Thermoclostridium stercorarium subsp. stercorarium DSM 8532 genome contains a region encoding:
- a CDS encoding DUF881 domain-containing protein has translation MKFFREAALTVVCLVLGIMVAMQYRSVKINNTMAVYEQQRVNDLITDLLREQENNKQLQKRIDELQKDLENLRTGTNSENETIQKLKKENEKLEILAGLKTVKGKGLIITLESMDNTPIDDYSILSVLNELRAADVQALSVNDERIIATSEVRRVGSYMVVNGRKLLPPYVIKAIADPQKLENSLTVMAGVVDMLKYYNIKVDIKKDDNIIIPAVRNDGTVLRYDLLTPVD, from the coding sequence ATGAAGTTTTTCAGAGAAGCGGCTTTAACCGTTGTTTGCCTTGTACTGGGGATAATGGTTGCAATGCAGTACAGGAGCGTTAAAATAAACAATACAATGGCTGTGTATGAACAGCAACGTGTTAATGATCTTATAACCGACCTTTTGCGCGAGCAGGAGAACAACAAGCAACTGCAGAAAAGAATAGATGAACTTCAAAAAGACCTGGAAAACCTTCGTACCGGGACAAACAGTGAAAATGAAACAATACAGAAATTAAAAAAGGAGAACGAGAAGCTGGAAATTCTTGCAGGATTGAAGACGGTTAAGGGAAAAGGCTTAATAATAACCCTTGAAAGCATGGATAATACCCCTATAGACGATTACAGCATACTGTCCGTTCTGAACGAATTAAGGGCAGCCGACGTTCAGGCTCTTTCGGTAAATGATGAAAGGATTATTGCCACAAGCGAGGTAAGGCGGGTGGGAAGTTACATGGTGGTTAACGGCAGAAAGTTATTGCCGCCTTATGTTATAAAAGCCATTGCCGATCCGCAGAAACTTGAAAACTCCCTTACCGTTATGGCGGGTGTTGTTGATATGCTAAAGTATTACAATATAAAAGTTGACATCAAGAAAGATGATAATATAATCATACCGGCAGTCCGCAATGACGGTACGGTGCTGCGCTATGACCTCCTGACTCCGGTTGACTGA
- the spoIIIAD gene encoding stage III sporulation protein AD, with protein MELIKIGVLGITSAILILVIRNQRPEIGIQISLVFGAMVMIFLASRIKAVLDLIEIYVERANIGGIYITTLFKVIGMAYITEFAAESCRDASQNAIASKIELAGRILIIITAMPVITSVMSIIIGLL; from the coding sequence ATGGAATTAATCAAAATCGGAGTGCTGGGAATTACGTCAGCCATATTAATACTGGTTATCAGAAATCAGAGGCCCGAGATAGGTATTCAGATATCTCTTGTTTTCGGCGCAATGGTAATGATTTTTTTGGCTTCAAGGATAAAAGCCGTCCTGGATCTGATAGAAATTTACGTGGAAAGGGCAAATATTGGCGGTATTTATATTACAACTCTGTTTAAAGTGATTGGAATGGCATATATAACCGAATTTGCTGCCGAAAGCTGCAGGGATGCGTCGCAGAACGCTATTGCGTCAAAAATAGAGCTTGCAGGAAGAATTTTGATAATAATAACGGCAATGCCGGTAATTACGTCGGTTATGAGCATAATTATCGGATTACTCTGA
- the rpsT gene encoding 30S ribosomal protein S20: MPNTKSAIKRLRKIKVRTARNKAKRSELKTAIRRFNEALANNSPNTEQLLRIAIKKLDKAAAKNLIHKNKASRKKSQLMKAFYAAQVAKTAQVANN, encoded by the coding sequence ATGCCTAATACAAAGTCCGCGATTAAAAGGCTCAGAAAAATTAAAGTAAGAACCGCACGTAACAAAGCAAAACGCTCAGAACTTAAAACAGCGATACGCCGTTTTAATGAAGCTCTTGCGAATAACAGCCCTAACACTGAACAGCTTCTGAGAATTGCAATAAAGAAACTGGATAAAGCGGCTGCAAAAAATTTAATTCATAAAAATAAAGCCTCCAGGAAAAAGTCACAGCTTATGAAAGCCTTTTATGCCGCACAGGTTGCAAAAACTGCGCAGGTTGCCAATAACTGA
- a CDS encoding stage III sporulation protein AB — translation MAGFTYSRFLTERIEYIREIQSFLMELENEIHYMGRPLGEALSQYARNRTSSLSEFTGRVYEISVNEGNGIDAAWRKGIEEFRKRWPMDQEEWNLLSQMGEVLGKTDRAGQSSFIKMMREKFAVQEKKAEEDRIRKEKLYRDLGILGGLAIVLVLI, via the coding sequence ATGGCAGGCTTTACATACTCCCGCTTTCTGACCGAGAGGATAGAATATATTCGCGAAATCCAGTCCTTTTTAATGGAACTGGAAAATGAAATCCATTACATGGGACGTCCTTTGGGAGAGGCTTTGTCGCAGTATGCGCGAAACAGGACTTCATCGTTGTCCGAGTTTACCGGGCGCGTTTATGAAATAAGCGTAAACGAAGGGAACGGAATAGATGCAGCGTGGCGGAAAGGAATTGAGGAATTCAGGAAACGGTGGCCCATGGATCAGGAGGAGTGGAACCTTTTGTCGCAGATGGGCGAGGTTTTGGGAAAAACCGACAGGGCAGGCCAGAGTTCATTTATAAAAATGATGCGTGAAAAATTCGCGGTACAGGAGAAAAAGGCCGAAGAGGACCGGATCCGCAAGGAAAAGCTCTACCGGGATTTGGGGATACTTGGTGGGCTTGCGATTGTACTTGTGTTGATATGA
- a CDS encoding DUF881 domain-containing protein, translating to MHKTKGVLFVVFLLFGMIITMQFRTILLAQQQSSSGQTSVQTLSYELEQAKSEGIKLLEELQRLEKEKNEIIRQLSNDGNPIINELLNRKNELMVINGLTDVKGSGIVITLNDAPARGEIDPSQLIIHDMDIVQILNVLRAAGAQAISINDERIIATSKHFCVGPTILINNKRYPVPYVIKAIGDPNGLYNAVEQSEAVVIMKIYNIQVDVRKENEILIPGYKIYGSIDDMISGLEVVEK from the coding sequence ATGCACAAAACAAAAGGGGTTCTGTTTGTAGTATTCCTCCTTTTCGGCATGATAATAACAATGCAGTTCAGAACCATATTATTGGCTCAGCAGCAGAGTTCTTCGGGGCAGACATCTGTTCAGACCCTTTCTTATGAACTGGAACAGGCGAAAAGTGAGGGCATAAAGCTGCTGGAAGAACTGCAGAGGCTGGAGAAGGAAAAAAATGAAATAATAAGGCAGCTCAGTAATGACGGAAATCCGATAATTAATGAGCTGTTGAACAGAAAAAATGAACTTATGGTAATTAACGGCCTTACCGATGTAAAGGGCAGCGGCATTGTCATTACGTTAAACGACGCGCCTGCAAGGGGAGAAATTGATCCAAGCCAGTTAATTATCCACGATATGGACATCGTTCAGATATTAAACGTGTTAAGGGCTGCGGGAGCCCAGGCCATATCGATAAATGACGAACGCATTATAGCTACCAGCAAGCATTTCTGTGTTGGACCTACAATACTCATTAACAATAAACGGTATCCGGTCCCTTATGTAATTAAGGCAATCGGCGATCCCAACGGGTTGTATAATGCCGTTGAGCAGAGTGAAGCGGTGGTAATTATGAAAATATATAACATACAGGTGGATGTACGCAAGGAAAACGAAATTTTGATACCTGGATATAAAATATATGGAAGTATTGACGATATGATATCCGGGCTGGAGGTTGTGGAGAAATGA
- a CDS encoding N-acetylmuramoyl-L-alanine amidase family protein encodes MDLKYRKNRKWYVEVYPKRRRLRLKNPSRFFAVLLLSFLILIAVYVILGGGFRTVRAVMSAIAPTPSPTTTLAPTPTPTPTPVPVPSPTPLPPGKELRDVIVCIDPGHGGRDPGTTSPYDDTLYEKDIVLDMGLRLRDKLENAGVKVIMTREEDKELSSYWKEDVWARPRIANEAGATFFVSIHVNAFDTKDKNFYIYNGTEIYHYGKTHGEFTSEQFARIMAEEVDAVTDTQFNGIAVADLGVLRLSEMPALLIETAYITNREDSERLKSDEFRENMAQGIFNGTIRILETMGAFKEDGIYKILVDR; translated from the coding sequence ATGGATTTGAAATATAGAAAAAACCGCAAATGGTATGTGGAAGTATATCCTAAACGCAGGAGATTGCGCCTGAAAAATCCGTCAAGATTTTTTGCCGTGCTTCTGTTGTCTTTTCTGATTCTTATTGCTGTTTACGTAATCCTCGGCGGTGGCTTCAGAACTGTAAGGGCAGTGATGTCAGCAATCGCTCCTACGCCTTCTCCAACGACTACACTGGCGCCCACCCCCACCCCAACCCCGACTCCTGTGCCGGTGCCTTCTCCTACACCCCTGCCGCCCGGAAAGGAACTGCGGGATGTAATAGTATGCATAGATCCGGGCCATGGAGGGCGTGATCCCGGAACAACATCGCCATACGATGATACATTGTATGAGAAGGACATAGTTCTGGATATGGGGCTGAGGCTGAGAGACAAACTTGAAAATGCCGGTGTGAAGGTTATAATGACAAGGGAGGAGGACAAGGAACTCAGCAGCTACTGGAAGGAAGATGTATGGGCAAGGCCGAGAATTGCGAATGAAGCAGGCGCGACGTTCTTTGTGAGCATACATGTAAATGCCTTCGATACAAAGGATAAGAACTTTTATATTTATAACGGAACCGAGATATATCATTACGGAAAGACTCATGGCGAATTTACCAGTGAACAGTTCGCCCGAATTATGGCCGAGGAGGTAGACGCCGTAACAGATACACAGTTTAACGGCATTGCAGTTGCCGATCTTGGTGTATTACGCCTTTCGGAAATGCCGGCACTGCTTATCGAAACGGCGTACATTACAAACAGGGAAGACAGCGAACGGCTTAAATCCGATGAATTCAGAGAAAACATGGCTCAGGGGATTTTCAACGGAACGATACGGATTCTGGAAACAATGGGAGCCTTTAAGGAAGACGGAATATACAAAATACTGGTGGACCGGTAA
- the gpr gene encoding GPR endopeptidase produces the protein MGIEELTRDQFKGVRTDLALEVHEKNQENIRRSGTATTYPYAEGVEVTEDGNKDIHVTRVRITSPAGEKNIGKPMGNYITLDVPRLKENDRDLYEMTCRAVAFELQQLLKLKENDTVLVVGLGNWNITPDALGPKVVSYLMVTRHLHEYLPEQIDDGVRPVCAIAPGVLGLTGIETSDIVQGVVNQVRPALVIAIDSLASRKMNRINTTIQIADTGISPGSGVGNRRGELSEKTLGVPVIAIGVPTVVDAATMANDTIELVIDSLMAQSDKGSDFYRMLKEMDQNEKYDLIREVLEPYGGNLVVTPKEMDEVIDRVSKVIANGINLALHRNIGFDDIDRYLQ, from the coding sequence ATGGGTATAGAAGAACTGACAAGGGATCAATTCAAGGGAGTCCGCACCGACCTTGCTTTGGAAGTGCATGAGAAAAACCAGGAAAATATACGCCGTTCCGGAACTGCAACGACCTATCCGTATGCGGAAGGCGTGGAAGTCACTGAAGACGGGAACAAGGATATTCATGTCACAAGGGTAAGGATTACATCGCCCGCCGGTGAAAAGAATATCGGCAAACCAATGGGTAATTATATTACTCTGGATGTGCCGAGATTAAAGGAAAACGACCGTGATTTGTACGAGATGACCTGTCGTGCTGTGGCTTTTGAGCTTCAGCAGCTGTTGAAGCTGAAAGAAAATGACACTGTTCTTGTGGTAGGATTGGGAAACTGGAATATAACTCCCGATGCGCTGGGGCCGAAAGTTGTTTCATATCTGATGGTTACAAGGCATTTACATGAATACCTTCCCGAACAGATAGACGACGGGGTAAGGCCGGTATGCGCAATTGCGCCCGGGGTTTTAGGGTTAACGGGAATAGAAACCAGTGATATCGTACAGGGAGTAGTGAATCAGGTTAGGCCTGCGTTGGTGATCGCGATAGATTCTTTGGCGTCGCGAAAGATGAACCGTATTAATACGACGATACAAATAGCAGATACCGGAATTTCACCGGGTTCAGGCGTCGGAAACAGAAGAGGGGAACTGTCTGAAAAAACGCTTGGTGTGCCTGTTATAGCCATTGGCGTTCCGACAGTTGTGGATGCCGCAACAATGGCCAATGATACCATTGAACTTGTTATAGACAGTCTGATGGCCCAGTCGGATAAAGGTTCGGATTTTTACAGAATGCTGAAGGAAATGGATCAGAATGAAAAATATGACCTGATCCGTGAGGTTCTTGAGCCTTATGGCGGAAATCTGGTTGTAACCCCCAAGGAAATGGATGAAGTGATAGATCGCGTGTCCAAGGTTATTGCCAACGGAATAAACCTGGCCCTTCACAGGAATATCGGATTTGACGATATTGACAGGTATTTGCAGTAA
- the ligA gene encoding NAD-dependent DNA ligase LigA → MDEKVVRIKELVNRLNEASKAYYQENREIMSNYEYDKLYDELVELEKETGIVLSNSPTVKVGYELLSSLPKEAHEQPMLSLDKTKDVNALVEWLGDKKGILSWKLDGLTIVLTYSNGELIKAVTRGNGEVGEVVTNNAKVFRNLPIRISYKGNLVLRGEAVIRYSDFEKINREIENVDAKYKNPRNLCSGSVRQLNNRITAERNVYFFAFQIVKVDEPEIGKFRSRQLNWLKSQGFDVVEFKEVDSSNLEQTVKWFSEQVVKNDFPADGLVLAYDDVEYGRSLGTTAKFPRDSIAFKWQDEVAETRLIKIEWSASRTGLINPIAIFEPVELEGTTVKRASVHNISVMESLELGIGDTIGVYKANMIIPQIAYNLTKSGNIEIPEHCPVCGGQTQIRQENGVKFLYCTNGECPAKHIKSLVHFVSRDAMGIDGLSEATIEKFVEKGFIKDYADIFRLERFRNEIVKMEGFGEKSYSNLISSINKARKTNAVRLLYSMGIPGIGLSNAKRIAGYFNHEWGRIENATFEELINIDGIGDIMARDFVAFFKNERNRERIRELMAEIELEKETASDKSQIFRDITFVITGSVNHFKNRAELKKVIEERGGRVTESVTSNTNYLINNDINSTSAKNKKAKELGIPIITEEQFLEWLNDGVIPGE, encoded by the coding sequence ATGGACGAAAAAGTAGTCAGAATTAAAGAACTGGTAAACAGGCTTAATGAAGCGTCTAAAGCATATTACCAGGAAAATCGGGAGATAATGTCCAATTACGAGTATGACAAACTGTATGATGAACTTGTGGAACTGGAAAAGGAAACGGGCATAGTCCTTTCAAACAGCCCTACGGTGAAAGTCGGATATGAGCTGCTCAGCAGTCTGCCGAAAGAAGCGCATGAGCAGCCCATGCTTTCTTTGGACAAGACAAAAGACGTTAATGCGTTGGTGGAATGGCTCGGCGACAAAAAGGGAATACTGTCGTGGAAACTTGACGGTCTTACCATTGTGCTTACATATTCCAACGGTGAGCTTATTAAAGCGGTAACCCGCGGCAACGGTGAAGTGGGAGAAGTGGTTACCAACAATGCGAAGGTGTTTAGGAATTTGCCCATCAGAATTTCCTATAAAGGAAATCTTGTGCTGAGAGGGGAAGCTGTTATCAGATATTCGGACTTTGAAAAAATCAACAGGGAAATTGAAAATGTGGACGCAAAATATAAGAATCCGAGAAATTTATGCAGCGGCTCGGTCAGGCAGCTCAATAACAGAATAACCGCCGAAAGGAATGTATATTTTTTTGCCTTTCAGATTGTAAAGGTTGACGAGCCGGAAATAGGAAAATTCAGGAGCAGACAGTTGAACTGGCTTAAAAGCCAGGGCTTTGATGTGGTGGAATTTAAGGAAGTGGACTCATCAAACCTGGAACAGACCGTTAAATGGTTCTCCGAACAGGTTGTAAAAAACGATTTTCCTGCCGACGGTCTGGTGCTTGCGTATGATGATGTGGAATACGGGCGTTCCCTTGGCACAACGGCCAAATTCCCTAGAGACTCCATTGCTTTTAAGTGGCAGGATGAGGTAGCCGAAACCAGGCTGATAAAAATTGAATGGAGCGCCTCACGGACAGGGCTGATTAATCCAATTGCGATTTTTGAACCGGTGGAGCTTGAGGGGACAACGGTAAAACGAGCCAGTGTACATAACATCAGTGTTATGGAATCGCTGGAACTTGGAATTGGAGATACGATAGGCGTATACAAGGCAAATATGATAATTCCTCAGATAGCGTACAACTTAACAAAAAGCGGAAATATTGAAATTCCGGAACACTGTCCTGTATGCGGCGGGCAGACACAAATCAGGCAGGAAAACGGAGTAAAGTTCCTATATTGCACCAACGGCGAATGCCCGGCAAAACATATAAAGTCGCTTGTGCATTTTGTCAGCAGGGATGCGATGGGAATTGACGGGCTTTCCGAAGCCACGATAGAAAAATTTGTTGAAAAAGGATTTATTAAGGATTATGCGGACATTTTCAGGCTGGAAAGATTCAGAAACGAAATAGTGAAAATGGAAGGATTCGGGGAGAAGTCGTACAGCAATTTGATAAGTTCAATCAACAAGGCCCGGAAAACCAATGCCGTCCGTCTCCTTTACAGTATGGGCATACCCGGTATCGGCCTTTCCAATGCCAAACGCATTGCGGGTTATTTCAATCATGAGTGGGGCCGTATTGAAAACGCAACGTTTGAGGAGTTAATCAATATTGATGGAATTGGCGATATTATGGCCCGGGATTTTGTTGCCTTTTTTAAAAACGAAAGAAACAGGGAACGAATCAGGGAGCTTATGGCCGAAATTGAGCTGGAGAAGGAAACGGCGTCTGATAAAAGCCAGATATTCAGGGATATTACCTTTGTTATTACAGGGTCGGTCAATCATTTTAAGAACCGTGCGGAATTGAAAAAGGTGATAGAAGAGAGGGGAGGCAGGGTAACCGAGTCGGTTACGTCAAACACCAATTATCTTATAAATAATGATATAAATTCAACTTCAGCAAAAAATAAAAAAGCAAAGGAATTGGGGATTCCGATTATAACCGAGGAACAGTTCCTGGAATGGCTTAATGATGGAGTTATTCCCGGCGAATAG
- a CDS encoding stage III sporulation protein AG: MPGWFEKLKAYFWNKKGGRGIENLVIFLILGVIIIIVAGSFLSDDDSTKNKKKETETVAVVSNSPEDELLEFEKRLAEILSEIEGAGTVKVMLTWNSDGEVVHAYNQTEESMVREEYSGNENSGKTDERRLQRELAYMDSGAGRVPVVVQKIKPEVKGVVVVADGADNARVRQDILNALEALLGIPTHRIQVLKRK; this comes from the coding sequence ATGCCAGGCTGGTTTGAAAAACTTAAGGCTTATTTTTGGAATAAAAAAGGCGGACGGGGAATAGAAAATTTAGTCATATTCCTAATCCTTGGCGTAATAATTATCATAGTAGCCGGCAGTTTTTTAAGTGACGATGACAGCACAAAAAATAAGAAAAAAGAGACTGAGACTGTCGCTGTCGTGTCCAATAGTCCGGAGGATGAACTTCTTGAATTTGAAAAAAGGCTGGCAGAAATTCTGTCTGAGATAGAAGGAGCGGGAACCGTAAAAGTGATGCTGACGTGGAACTCGGACGGAGAGGTGGTGCATGCGTATAACCAGACCGAAGAAAGCATGGTGAGAGAGGAATACAGCGGAAATGAAAATTCCGGGAAAACCGATGAAAGAAGACTGCAGAGGGAACTGGCATATATGGACAGCGGCGCGGGGCGTGTTCCCGTTGTAGTGCAGAAAATTAAACCTGAAGTAAAAGGGGTTGTTGTGGTTGCCGACGGAGCCGACAACGCAAGAGTCCGCCAGGATATCCTGAACGCTTTGGAGGCATTGCTGGGGATACCCACGCACAGGATTCAGGTTCTGAAAAGAAAATAA
- the spoIIIAC gene encoding stage III sporulation protein AC encodes MNIDLIFRIAAIGILVAVLNSLLTKSGREEQAMMTTLAGLVVVLLMVVKEIANLFDTVKALFDF; translated from the coding sequence ATGAATATTGATTTAATTTTCAGAATAGCTGCAATAGGCATACTGGTCGCCGTGCTTAACTCGCTCCTTACAAAATCAGGGCGGGAAGAGCAGGCAATGATGACCACGCTGGCAGGACTGGTTGTAGTGCTGCTGATGGTGGTTAAGGAGATTGCCAATCTTTTTGATACGGTAAAAGCCCTTTTTGATTTTTAA
- a CDS encoding SpoIIIAH-like family protein: MNKKQILVIILVIVIITAGVIQFMYGEKGYSSRNNGEERLGEAVYVDNITGGQVITDGTGSAQNTGENGGAETANDYFTQARMEREAIRSRRKEELKELTSGNVSEEVSARAQQEYLDLIKRAEIEATIESLIKQRGIEDVVVIFGSTGTVDLVVKAESLSQSETAQISDIVMRHAGVEMKDIHIKNMK, encoded by the coding sequence ATGAACAAAAAACAGATTTTGGTGATTATTCTTGTAATTGTAATAATAACAGCCGGGGTTATTCAATTTATGTACGGCGAAAAAGGTTATTCATCAAGGAATAACGGAGAGGAACGTCTTGGTGAAGCCGTTTATGTGGATAATATAACAGGTGGACAGGTAATAACCGATGGAACCGGTTCCGCGCAGAATACCGGTGAAAACGGCGGAGCGGAGACCGCAAATGATTATTTCACGCAGGCAAGAATGGAACGGGAAGCAATAAGAAGCAGGCGGAAAGAGGAGCTAAAGGAACTTACCAGCGGTAATGTGAGCGAAGAAGTAAGCGCCCGCGCCCAGCAGGAGTACCTGGATCTGATTAAAAGAGCCGAAATAGAGGCGACAATTGAATCTTTAATAAAACAAAGAGGAATTGAGGACGTGGTTGTTATTTTCGGCTCCACCGGCACAGTAGACCTCGTTGTCAAGGCAGAAAGCCTGTCTCAGAGCGAAACGGCCCAAATTTCCGACATTGTAATGAGACATGCAGGAGTTGAAATGAAGGACATACATATAAAAAACATGAAGTAG
- a CDS encoding stage III sporulation protein AF has product MDEIRNWVLNIAAIAVLMIILDLLMPEGKTKSFTQLVAGFVVMFAMINPVLRLIDKGVPASYAGWQDEFYLLNTRFKYTTRYAGEEQQRHILDLYRTLLVSDIKNRLESNKNISEAEVDVVLNENPSSDRFGEIRKLYLNLIVSEPAEFDGVNRHLAGEIRRELRQALSLDEDKIIIHITKKN; this is encoded by the coding sequence ATGGACGAAATAAGGAATTGGGTTCTGAACATTGCTGCCATTGCCGTTCTGATGATTATTCTTGATTTATTAATGCCTGAAGGAAAAACGAAAAGTTTTACCCAGCTCGTGGCCGGATTTGTGGTTATGTTTGCGATGATAAACCCCGTTCTCCGGCTGATAGACAAAGGAGTGCCGGCATCTTACGCAGGCTGGCAGGATGAATTCTACCTTCTTAATACCCGTTTTAAATACACAACGCGCTATGCAGGCGAGGAGCAGCAAAGACACATACTGGATTTGTACAGGACCCTGCTTGTTTCCGACATAAAAAACAGGCTTGAAAGCAATAAAAATATATCAGAGGCTGAGGTGGATGTTGTGTTGAATGAAAATCCTTCTTCTGATAGATTCGGGGAAATAAGAAAACTTTATTTAAACCTGATTGTCAGTGAGCCGGCGGAATTTGACGGCGTGAACCGGCATCTTGCCGGGGAAATCCGAAGGGAACTAAGACAGGCACTTTCTCTTGACGAGGATAAAATAATAATTCATATCACAAAAAAGAATTGA
- the spoIIIAE gene encoding stage III sporulation protein AE, with the protein MKKRVGIPQTKPLRIILCVMFAFIISASPCASMAEDAESVMEEILKSQLESSEIRNLQNNLEKSLSDEARELLPYYSVRQLMQEIVSGNVQESMETLPQKLINIFIAEIKNSFSLVVKLIIVVFLSAFINNLQGAFKESAVGELAYFACYAALVSMLALGFHMVLEYAGEVLDTIDSITGFAIPALLALLISSGNVASGTALKPVLLFAIQATVKVFRNIFLPLCLMAGILYIVSGLSEKIKVSGMASLIRQMVTWGLGAILAGYSSLVVIQGVTGAVIDGATVKTTKTAITTFIPVAGKYIADAADTVISCALVVKNTAGVLTMIVTLAACCIPIIKIFIIVLMYRFTAAIIEPFAEERFFDCITDVSDCMKVVLGVVGSSVFMFLLSVGALLGAGGISGMMQ; encoded by the coding sequence ATGAAAAAACGGGTTGGAATTCCACAAACAAAACCTTTAAGGATTATATTATGCGTTATGTTTGCATTCATAATTTCCGCAAGTCCTTGTGCGTCAATGGCAGAAGACGCGGAATCAGTAATGGAGGAAATTCTTAAAAGCCAGTTGGAGAGCAGCGAAATAAGAAATTTACAGAATAACCTGGAAAAAAGCCTGTCCGATGAAGCAAGAGAGCTTCTGCCTTATTATTCTGTCAGGCAGCTTATGCAGGAAATCGTTTCGGGAAATGTGCAGGAAAGCATGGAAACACTGCCACAAAAACTTATAAATATTTTCATCGCCGAAATAAAAAACAGTTTCAGCCTTGTTGTAAAGCTTATTATAGTAGTGTTTCTTTCGGCATTCATAAACAACCTGCAGGGAGCATTCAAGGAAAGCGCTGTCGGTGAACTGGCCTATTTCGCATGTTATGCGGCACTGGTGTCCATGCTCGCGCTGGGGTTTCACATGGTGCTTGAATATGCCGGCGAGGTTCTGGACACTATTGACAGTATTACCGGCTTTGCAATTCCGGCATTGCTTGCGCTGCTGATATCAAGCGGCAATGTCGCCTCAGGAACTGCGCTTAAGCCTGTTTTGCTTTTTGCAATACAGGCAACGGTAAAAGTTTTCAGAAACATATTTTTGCCGCTGTGCCTTATGGCAGGAATTCTGTATATTGTAAGCGGGCTGTCTGAAAAGATCAAGGTTTCGGGCATGGCTTCGCTGATAAGGCAAATGGTAACATGGGGGCTTGGAGCAATACTTGCGGGTTACAGCTCACTGGTTGTAATACAGGGCGTAACCGGCGCGGTGATAGACGGGGCGACCGTTAAAACCACAAAAACCGCAATAACCACTTTTATTCCCGTGGCCGGTAAATACATCGCAGACGCCGCTGATACAGTCATAAGCTGTGCCCTTGTTGTCAAAAACACCGCCGGCGTCCTTACAATGATAGTAACCCTGGCGGCCTGCTGCATTCCTATTATAAAAATATTTATCATTGTACTTATGTACAGATTCACTGCTGCAATTATAGAGCCTTTTGCGGAAGAGCGGTTTTTCGACTGTATTACCGATGTCTCCGACTGTATGAAAGTGGTTCTGGGAGTAGTGGGCTCTTCTGTTTTCATGTTCCTGCTTTCGGTAGGCGCGTTGCTTGGGGCGGGCGGAATAAGTGGAATGATGCAATAA